One genomic window of Leptospira paudalimensis includes the following:
- a CDS encoding helix-turn-helix domain-containing protein: protein MILIPFAGAIVSFLLFLSHLLETYQLKEKQNNNITNLSNESFFKLVKLKTNFLYDYSSAFLFLAVSLVQFHIVAEFDNGFSSFPYLFGFHIPLLLLIGPLCFLYFHKMSNGSLDHFPFIHLVPSILSFGFLFVLGPTNGNEALGMRESNFLGQSSEKWVLILLGLGVVSIFFYTSQILYQFIKWRIQSKEDLKTSFPPFLRLIIYTTSITFSFLIAQILYMELFLIACSGLLVLLIYILLKRTNRFEMIPNFQKETSVARYKESRTKGIDIQHVIKRLDYLMNTEQLYTNEELTLKTLASRLDLDSHQLSEILNLKLGVGFRNYVNEYRLQTAAKLLKENPRMTIISIIYASGFNSKSAFHTLFQKKYGVTPQVYRKNFL from the coding sequence ATGATTTTAATTCCTTTTGCAGGTGCAATTGTATCATTTCTCCTTTTTTTATCCCACTTGCTCGAAACATACCAATTGAAAGAAAAACAAAATAACAATATCACAAATCTTTCAAATGAATCTTTTTTCAAGTTGGTAAAATTAAAAACAAACTTTCTCTATGATTATTCTTCAGCTTTTTTATTTTTAGCAGTTTCCTTGGTGCAGTTTCATATAGTTGCAGAATTTGATAATGGTTTTTCTTCCTTCCCTTACCTTTTTGGATTTCATATCCCACTCCTATTACTCATTGGTCCACTCTGTTTCCTTTACTTTCATAAAATGAGTAATGGATCCCTTGACCATTTCCCATTCATTCATTTGGTTCCTTCAATTCTTTCATTTGGTTTCCTTTTTGTTCTTGGTCCAACTAACGGGAATGAGGCTTTGGGGATGAGGGAATCGAATTTTTTAGGTCAAAGCTCAGAAAAATGGGTTTTGATATTGTTGGGACTCGGTGTTGTGTCGATTTTCTTTTATACGTCTCAAATCCTTTACCAATTCATCAAATGGAGGATTCAATCCAAAGAGGATCTAAAAACTTCATTCCCACCGTTTTTACGATTAATCATATATACCACTTCGATCACATTTTCGTTTTTAATTGCTCAAATTCTTTACATGGAATTATTTTTAATCGCTTGTAGTGGATTACTAGTCCTTCTCATTTATATTTTATTAAAGAGAACAAATCGTTTCGAAATGATCCCAAATTTCCAAAAGGAAACAAGTGTTGCCCGTTACAAAGAAAGCAGAACCAAAGGAATCGATATCCAACATGTGATCAAACGATTGGATTATTTGATGAATACAGAACAGTTATATACAAACGAAGAATTGACTTTGAAAACCTTGGCGAGTCGTTTAGACTTAGATTCTCATCAATTGTCTGAAATTCTAAATCTAAAATTAGGGGTTGGCTTTCGAAATTATGTAAATGAGTATCGATTACAGACAGCTGCCAAACTATTGAAAGAGAATCCAAGAATGACAATCATCAGTATTATTTATGCTTCTGGATTTAATTCTAAGTCAGCATTTCATACACTTTTCCAAAAAAAATATGGAGTCACTCCTCAAGTTTATCGCAAGAATTTTCTTTGA